One Mycolicibacterium fortuitum subsp. fortuitum genomic window carries:
- a CDS encoding ABC transporter permease, which produces MRYLLNHLDDLWVLTVVHLRLSLVPIGLGLLIAVPLGAAVQRTTALRRLTTLTASIIFTIPSLALFVVLPLVIPTRILDEANVIVALTLYTTALLVRAVPEALDAVPEQVRDAATAIGYRPLVRMVKVELPLAIPVLVAGLRVVAVTNISMVSVGSVIGIGGLGTWFTEGYQSNKSDQIIAGIIAIFVLAVVIDSLIMLVGKLITPWTRMPRGHRVKAAA; this is translated from the coding sequence GTGCGGTATCTGCTGAACCATCTCGATGACCTGTGGGTGCTGACTGTCGTGCACCTGCGGTTGTCGTTGGTGCCGATCGGGCTCGGGCTCCTGATCGCGGTTCCGTTGGGTGCGGCCGTACAGCGCACCACCGCGCTGCGGCGGCTCACGACCCTGACGGCCAGCATCATCTTCACCATCCCGTCGTTGGCGCTGTTCGTGGTGCTACCGCTGGTCATCCCGACCCGCATCCTGGATGAGGCCAATGTCATTGTGGCGCTGACGCTTTACACCACGGCGCTGCTGGTGCGGGCGGTGCCAGAGGCGCTCGACGCGGTGCCCGAACAGGTGCGCGACGCTGCGACGGCGATCGGCTACCGGCCACTGGTGCGGATGGTGAAGGTGGAGCTTCCGCTGGCCATCCCGGTGCTGGTGGCCGGGCTGCGGGTGGTGGCGGTCACCAACATCTCGATGGTGTCGGTGGGTTCGGTGATCGGTATCGGCGGGCTGGGCACCTGGTTCACCGAGGGCTATCAGTCCAACAAGAGTGACCAGATCATCGCCGGGATCATCGCGATCTTCGTGCTGGCCGTGGTGATCGACAGCCTGATCATGTTGGTGGGCAAGCTCATCACGCCCTGGACGCGCATGCCGCGGGGCCACCGGGTGAAGGCGGCCGCATGA
- a CDS encoding LapA family protein, with product MTSDPSASPDLPEPTPHAPVPPTPDPGKVPDAGRPPAKSSKAAEPKLTRAGALWSALILGFLVLIVLLIFIAQNTEPVPMSFLAWHWSLPTGVAILGAAVAGGLLTVAAGSARIFQLRRNAKKNFKAAQRG from the coding sequence ATGACCAGCGATCCGTCTGCATCGCCCGATCTGCCTGAGCCGACACCTCATGCGCCGGTGCCGCCGACGCCCGACCCGGGCAAAGTTCCCGATGCCGGCAGGCCCCCCGCCAAGTCGAGCAAGGCCGCCGAGCCCAAACTGACCCGCGCCGGTGCCCTGTGGTCAGCATTGATCCTGGGTTTTTTGGTCCTGATCGTGCTGCTCATCTTCATCGCGCAGAACACCGAGCCGGTCCCGATGTCGTTCCTGGCCTGGCATTGGTCGTTGCCGACCGGGGTCGCCATCCTGGGTGCCGCGGTGGCCGGCGGACTGCTCACCGTCGCCGCCGGCTCCGCGCGGATCTTCCAGCTGCGCCGCAACGCCAAGAAGAACTTCAAGGCCGCTCAGCGCGGCTGA
- a CDS encoding putative glycolipid-binding domain-containing protein, with translation MSDQKDSAWPAVLTWRAHDEPRMESARVQLSGNRIKAYGRIVAAATEAHPAFSASYDLVTDETGATKRLSLTVTLAERERQLSIARDEENMWLVQDHTQTKRSDFGGALDVDVVFSPFFNALPIRRTGLHQRAESLTLPVVYVRLPDFAVETANISYSSAGPGVPGVRLRSPLSNTTVTVDSDGFILDYPGLAERI, from the coding sequence GTGAGCGACCAGAAGGACAGTGCCTGGCCGGCGGTGTTGACGTGGCGGGCGCACGATGAGCCGCGGATGGAATCCGCACGGGTTCAGCTGTCGGGCAACCGGATCAAGGCGTACGGCCGGATCGTGGCCGCCGCGACCGAAGCCCACCCGGCGTTCTCGGCTTCCTATGACCTGGTCACCGACGAGACCGGGGCCACCAAGAGGCTGTCACTCACCGTCACCCTGGCCGAGCGTGAACGCCAGCTCTCCATCGCCCGCGACGAGGAGAACATGTGGCTGGTTCAGGACCACACTCAGACCAAGCGTTCGGACTTCGGTGGTGCGCTGGATGTCGACGTGGTGTTCAGTCCGTTCTTCAACGCGCTGCCGATCCGGCGGACGGGTCTGCACCAGCGGGCGGAGTCGCTGACGTTGCCGGTGGTCTACGTGCGGTTGCCCGACTTCGCGGTGGAGACCGCGAACATCAGTTACAGCAGTGCTGGGCCCGGCGTTCCCGGGGTGAGGCTGCGCTCGCCGTTGTCGAACACCACCGTCACGGTCGACTCCGACGGCTTCATCCTTGACTACCCAGGACTGGCAGAGCGGATCTGA
- a CDS encoding MFS transporter, with the protein MTQTAIPATSTTIPRYQRWRFQIFAVTWIAYAGFYFTRQAFSVAKLGILEDPILSTHLTKSTLANLDAAYLAAYAVGQFVWGQVSDRFGPRVVILGGLAISAIATVFMGLLPALVFLLPLMIVQGLAQSTGWSPTLSNMAQFFSIGERGRVLGLWSTNYAFGGLVAAPILGWAAYDVFGSWRAAFFTGAAIVVGVFVLVLLFQRNRPQDVGLPPIEEYRAAQDAREGVELDESPEAEAVAEPKPSWRESLKAVLGDSMVRTLGASYFLLKPARYAILLWGPVIVAERLADGDKFQAVTIPVAFGIAGVLAPILLGRISDRVFSARRVPACVISLGILVAVLALFGPLTATGSAWVMVVVLGLIGLSVYGADAMISCVAAVDFGTSKHAGTAAGFINCCGSVGAILGGLLPGYLNTSTLFYGFAGAALLSMLLLIPHWNRMPAAD; encoded by the coding sequence ATGACCCAAACCGCGATCCCCGCTACTTCCACAACGATTCCGCGCTATCAGCGCTGGCGCTTCCAGATCTTCGCCGTCACCTGGATCGCCTATGCCGGTTTCTATTTCACCCGTCAGGCCTTCTCCGTTGCCAAGCTCGGCATCCTCGAAGACCCGATCCTGAGCACGCACCTGACCAAGAGCACCCTGGCCAATCTCGATGCCGCTTATCTGGCGGCCTATGCGGTGGGCCAGTTCGTCTGGGGGCAGGTCTCCGACCGGTTCGGCCCGCGGGTGGTCATACTCGGCGGCCTGGCGATCTCGGCGATCGCCACCGTGTTCATGGGGCTGCTGCCCGCGCTCGTGTTCCTGCTGCCGCTGATGATCGTGCAGGGTCTGGCCCAGTCCACCGGCTGGTCCCCGACGTTGAGCAACATGGCCCAGTTCTTCTCCATCGGTGAGCGGGGCCGCGTCCTCGGATTGTGGAGCACCAACTACGCATTCGGTGGGCTGGTGGCCGCGCCGATTCTGGGCTGGGCCGCCTACGACGTATTCGGTTCATGGCGGGCGGCGTTCTTCACCGGGGCCGCCATCGTGGTCGGGGTGTTCGTGCTCGTACTGCTCTTCCAGCGCAACCGGCCGCAGGATGTCGGGTTGCCGCCCATCGAGGAGTACCGGGCGGCCCAGGATGCCCGCGAAGGCGTCGAACTCGATGAGTCACCCGAGGCCGAGGCGGTTGCCGAGCCGAAGCCGTCGTGGCGGGAATCGCTGAAGGCGGTGCTGGGTGACAGCATGGTGAGAACCCTTGGCGCGTCGTACTTCCTGCTCAAGCCGGCGCGGTACGCGATCCTGTTGTGGGGCCCGGTCATCGTCGCCGAACGGCTGGCCGACGGCGACAAGTTCCAGGCCGTGACCATCCCGGTGGCGTTCGGGATCGCCGGTGTCCTGGCCCCGATCCTGCTCGGCCGGATCTCTGACCGGGTGTTCAGCGCGCGACGCGTACCCGCTTGCGTGATCAGCCTTGGAATCTTGGTGGCCGTACTCGCGCTGTTCGGCCCGCTCACCGCGACCGGCAGTGCCTGGGTCATGGTGGTGGTGCTCGGTCTGATCGGTCTCAGCGTCTATGGGGCCGACGCGATGATCTCCTGTGTCGCCGCGGTGGACTTCGGAACGTCCAAGCATGCCGGTACGGCCGCCGGTTTCATCAACTGCTGCGGTTCGGTGGGAGCCATCCTCGGTGGTTTGCTGCCCGGATATCTGAACACTTCCACGTTGTTCTACGGCTTCGCCGGTGCGGCACTGCTTTCCATGCTGCTGCTCATCCCGCACTGGAACCGGATGCCCGCCGCCGACTGA
- a CDS encoding ABC transporter ATP-binding protein, with the protein MITFTDVTKQYPDGTVAVDNLNLEVPQGTLTVFVGPSGCGKTTSMRMINRMIDPTSGTITVNGDDISTVDPVKLRLGIGYVIQSAGLMPHLRVVDNVATVPVLRGESRRSARKAALGVMERVGLDPKLANRYPAQLSGGQQQRVGVARALAADPPILLMDEPFSAVDPVVREDLQTEILRLQSELRKTIVFVTHDIDEAVKLGDKVAVFGRGGALLQYADPAFVLSNPANELVSGFVGADRGYRGLQFFHATGLPLHEIEHVDEDDIDALDLSPGQWRLVIKAGAPFAWINAEGVEVHRKGNALYDSTIGGGSFFPPDGNLRQALDSALSSPSGLGVAVDEDGKLLGGVRADDVLEALKEQRRVPELG; encoded by the coding sequence ATGATCACCTTCACTGACGTCACCAAGCAGTACCCCGACGGGACCGTCGCCGTCGACAACCTCAATCTGGAAGTGCCGCAAGGCACGCTGACGGTGTTCGTCGGTCCGTCGGGCTGTGGCAAGACCACCTCGATGCGGATGATCAACCGGATGATCGACCCCACCTCGGGCACCATCACCGTCAACGGGGACGACATCAGCACGGTGGATCCGGTCAAGCTGCGGCTCGGCATCGGCTACGTCATCCAGAGTGCCGGGCTGATGCCGCATCTGCGGGTGGTCGACAACGTCGCGACCGTACCGGTGCTGCGCGGTGAATCGCGGCGCAGCGCCCGCAAGGCCGCGCTCGGGGTGATGGAACGGGTGGGGCTCGACCCGAAACTGGCCAACCGTTATCCGGCGCAACTGTCGGGTGGTCAGCAGCAGCGTGTCGGGGTGGCTCGCGCACTGGCCGCGGACCCGCCGATCCTGTTGATGGACGAACCGTTCAGCGCCGTCGACCCGGTGGTGCGCGAGGATCTGCAGACCGAAATCCTGCGATTGCAAAGCGAATTGCGCAAGACCATCGTCTTCGTCACGCACGATATCGACGAGGCGGTCAAGCTCGGGGACAAGGTGGCGGTATTCGGCCGCGGCGGAGCGCTACTGCAATACGCCGATCCCGCCTTCGTCCTGTCGAATCCGGCCAACGAGCTCGTATCGGGATTCGTCGGGGCCGACCGCGGCTACCGCGGGTTGCAGTTCTTCCATGCCACCGGCTTGCCCCTGCACGAGATCGAGCACGTCGACGAGGACGACATCGATGCGCTCGACCTGAGCCCGGGCCAGTGGCGGCTGGTCATCAAAGCCGGCGCGCCGTTCGCGTGGATCAACGCCGAGGGTGTCGAGGTGCATCGCAAGGGCAATGCGCTCTACGACAGCACCATCGGCGGTGGGTCCTTCTTCCCGCCCGACGGCAACCTGCGCCAGGCACTGGATTCTGCGCTGTCCTCACCGAGCGGGCTCGGTGTGGCGGTCGACGAGGACGGGAAGCTGCTGGGAGGTGTGCGCGCCGACGACGTGCTCGAGGCGCTCAAGGAGCAGCGCCGCGTCCCGGAGCTGGGGTAG
- a CDS encoding ABC transporter substrate-binding protein, whose product MHRKTLAFLAILLAVLLSGCGSANPLGGGPISGDLKTVTVGSADFPESKILAEIYAQALEANDFQIRRQFGIGSRETYVPAVQDHSIDLIPEYTGNLLQYFDAEATATTPDEVLIALFKALPGDLSILSPSPAEDKDTLAVTAATAQRWNLKTIADLAAHSAEVKVGAPSEFQTRQTGLVGLKARYGLDIAPANFVAISDGGGPATVQALNSGAVTAANIFSTSPAIVQHHLVPLGDPENVFLAANVVPLVASQKMSNELKTVLDAVSAQLTTEALIELNTAVEGNAGVDPDEAAGKWIKDNGFDQPVVK is encoded by the coding sequence ATGCACCGCAAAACCCTGGCGTTCCTGGCGATACTGCTTGCGGTTCTGTTGTCCGGTTGTGGAAGTGCCAATCCGTTGGGCGGTGGACCGATCTCGGGCGACCTGAAGACCGTGACGGTCGGATCCGCCGACTTCCCGGAGTCCAAGATTCTCGCCGAGATCTATGCCCAGGCTCTGGAGGCGAACGATTTTCAGATCAGGCGTCAATTCGGTATCGGCAGCCGTGAGACGTATGTGCCTGCCGTGCAGGATCACTCGATCGATCTGATTCCCGAGTACACCGGGAATCTCCTGCAGTACTTCGACGCTGAGGCCACTGCCACCACGCCGGACGAAGTGTTGATCGCACTGTTCAAGGCGTTGCCCGGCGACCTGTCGATCCTGTCGCCGTCACCGGCGGAGGACAAGGACACCCTCGCGGTCACCGCCGCAACCGCACAGCGCTGGAATCTCAAGACCATCGCCGATCTGGCCGCGCATTCGGCGGAGGTGAAAGTCGGTGCGCCATCGGAGTTTCAGACCCGCCAGACGGGCCTGGTCGGGTTGAAAGCCCGTTACGGGCTGGACATCGCCCCGGCCAACTTCGTCGCGATCAGTGACGGCGGCGGGCCGGCCACCGTGCAAGCCCTCAACAGCGGGGCCGTCACGGCCGCGAACATCTTCAGCACCTCACCGGCGATCGTCCAGCACCATCTGGTGCCGCTGGGAGATCCCGAGAATGTCTTCCTGGCCGCCAATGTCGTTCCGCTGGTGGCCTCGCAGAAGATGTCCAACGAACTCAAGACCGTGCTCGACGCGGTCTCGGCCCAGCTCACCACCGAAGCCCTGATCGAGTTGAACACCGCGGTCGAGGGCAATGCCGGCGTCGACCCCGACGAGGCGGCCGGAAAGTGGATCAAGGACAACGGATTCGACCAGCCGGTGGTCAAGTGA
- a CDS encoding phosphotransferase family protein codes for MTNLEGLDLTALDRHLRSEGIARSGELRAELIAGGRSNLTFRVQDDASAWVLRRPPLHGLTPSAHDMAREYKVVAALAGTAVPVARAVTMSNDDSVLGAPFQMVENVDGRVVRSASELAELGDETVISDSVDALIRVLADLHAVDPEAVGLGDFGKPAGYLERQVRRWGSQWDLVRLPDDPRDDDVKRLHQALADSVPAQSRNSIVHGDYRIDNTILDAHDPTKVLAVLDWELSTLGDPLSDAALMCVYRDPMFNLILSMEAAWSSPQMPSADELANRYSVQSGQELAHWDFYMALAYFKAAIIAAGIDFRARQGSESPGGTSVGAAVAPAIASGLRALS; via the coding sequence GTGACAAATCTGGAGGGCCTGGACCTCACTGCCCTGGACCGGCATCTGCGCTCGGAGGGCATCGCCCGCAGCGGCGAGCTCCGCGCTGAACTGATCGCCGGTGGCCGTTCCAACCTGACGTTCCGCGTGCAGGACGACGCATCGGCGTGGGTGCTGCGCCGCCCGCCGCTGCACGGTCTCACCCCGTCGGCACACGACATGGCCCGCGAGTACAAGGTGGTGGCGGCCTTGGCCGGTACCGCGGTACCCGTTGCCCGCGCGGTGACGATGAGCAACGACGACTCCGTGCTGGGCGCGCCGTTCCAGATGGTCGAGAACGTGGACGGCCGGGTGGTCCGCAGCGCATCCGAGCTTGCCGAGCTGGGCGACGAGACCGTGATCAGCGACAGCGTCGACGCCCTGATCCGCGTGCTGGCAGACCTGCACGCGGTGGACCCCGAGGCGGTCGGTCTCGGCGACTTCGGCAAGCCCGCCGGCTATCTGGAGCGTCAGGTGCGTCGCTGGGGTTCGCAGTGGGATCTGGTCCGGTTGCCCGACGATCCCCGCGACGACGACGTCAAGCGTCTGCATCAGGCACTGGCCGATTCGGTCCCGGCGCAGAGCCGCAACTCGATCGTGCACGGCGATTACCGCATCGACAACACCATCCTGGACGCGCACGACCCGACGAAGGTGCTCGCCGTGCTGGACTGGGAGCTCTCGACGCTGGGCGACCCGTTGAGCGACGCGGCGCTGATGTGCGTCTACCGCGATCCGATGTTCAACCTGATCCTGAGCATGGAAGCGGCGTGGAGTTCACCGCAGATGCCGTCGGCCGACGAACTGGCCAACCGCTACTCGGTGCAGTCCGGCCAGGAACTCGCGCACTGGGACTTCTACATGGCGCTGGCCTATTTCAAGGCTGCCATCATCGCCGCGGGTATCGACTTCCGGGCACGTCAAGGGTCCGAGTCGCCGGGCGGCACCAGCGTCGGTGCTGCCGTCGCACCGGCGATCGCCTCGGGGCTGCGCGCCCTGAGCTGA
- a CDS encoding ABC transporter permease — translation MNFLQQALDFIFTAANWGGPAGLGARIIEHLQYTVVAVAASALIAIPVGLLIGHTGRGTFLVVTGVNALRALPTLGVLLLGVLLWGLGLVPPTVALMLLGIPPLLAGTYAGIANVDPAVVDAARSMGMTERRVLLGVEVPNALPLIVGGLRTATLQIVATATVAAYASLGGLGRYLIDGIKVRQFHIALVGALMVTALALILDAALAFAVWLSVPGSGRLGGRRRIPQPLLGDEVALESRPAGSSGLGYERPVSSHTVEG, via the coding sequence ATGAACTTCCTGCAGCAGGCACTCGACTTCATCTTCACCGCAGCCAACTGGGGCGGGCCCGCCGGCCTGGGCGCCCGCATCATCGAGCATCTGCAGTACACCGTGGTCGCAGTGGCCGCCTCCGCGCTGATCGCGATCCCGGTCGGACTGCTCATCGGGCACACCGGGCGCGGCACCTTCCTGGTGGTCACCGGGGTCAACGCGTTACGCGCCCTACCCACGCTGGGCGTGCTGCTGCTCGGGGTGCTGCTGTGGGGGCTCGGGTTGGTGCCGCCGACGGTGGCCCTGATGCTGCTGGGCATCCCACCGCTGTTGGCCGGCACCTATGCCGGTATCGCGAACGTGGATCCCGCGGTGGTGGACGCGGCCCGGTCGATGGGTATGACGGAGCGGCGGGTGCTGCTCGGGGTCGAGGTGCCCAACGCACTGCCGTTGATCGTGGGCGGGCTGCGCACGGCGACGCTGCAGATCGTGGCGACAGCGACGGTGGCCGCATACGCGAGCCTGGGCGGGCTCGGCCGGTATCTGATCGACGGCATCAAGGTGCGGCAGTTCCACATCGCGTTGGTGGGTGCGTTGATGGTGACGGCACTGGCCTTGATTCTCGATGCCGCGCTGGCGTTCGCCGTGTGGCTGTCGGTGCCCGGTAGTGGCCGTTTGGGAGGCCGGCGACGGATTCCGCAGCCGTTGCTCGGCGACGAGGTGGCGCTCGAGTCACGGCCGGCGGGGAGTTCCGGACTCGGCTACGAACGCCCGGTCTCGTCGCATACGGTAGAAGGGTGA
- a CDS encoding prephenate dehydrogenase: MCVLGLGLIGGSLMRAAAAAGREVFGYNRSIEAVTAAKFDGFDATANLDDALSRAAEANALIVLAVPMPALPQMLDHIRSTAPQCPLTDVTSVKGAVLEEVGNFGLLQNFVGGHPMAGTAHSGWSAGDAALFTGAAWVVSVDDHVDARIWSQVAQLALDCHAVVVPARSDEHDAAAATISHLPHLFAETLALIAGEVPLAFALAAGSFRDGTRVAATAPHLVRAMCEANAEQLLPALEHGIELLTRAKESLADTGSVADLVEAGHAARMRYDSFSRPEIITTVVGTDNWRAELAAAGRAGGVIRSALPVLGSQG, encoded by the coding sequence GTGTGCGTGCTGGGCCTCGGCCTGATCGGTGGCTCGCTGATGCGCGCCGCCGCCGCGGCCGGTCGCGAGGTCTTCGGCTACAACCGGTCGATCGAGGCCGTCACGGCCGCGAAGTTCGACGGGTTCGACGCCACGGCCAATCTCGACGACGCGCTGAGCCGGGCCGCCGAGGCCAACGCTCTGATCGTGCTGGCGGTGCCGATGCCGGCTCTGCCACAGATGCTCGACCACATCCGCAGCACCGCACCCCAGTGCCCGTTGACCGATGTCACCAGTGTCAAGGGCGCGGTCCTGGAAGAAGTCGGCAACTTCGGCTTGCTGCAGAACTTCGTCGGCGGGCATCCGATGGCCGGCACCGCGCACTCCGGCTGGTCGGCCGGTGACGCCGCCCTGTTCACCGGCGCCGCATGGGTGGTCAGCGTGGACGATCACGTCGATGCCCGCATCTGGTCACAGGTGGCCCAACTGGCCCTGGACTGTCATGCCGTCGTGGTACCTGCCCGCTCTGACGAACACGACGCCGCCGCGGCCACGATCTCGCATCTGCCCCACCTGTTCGCCGAAACGCTGGCACTGATCGCCGGCGAGGTGCCGTTGGCCTTCGCCCTGGCCGCCGGATCGTTCCGCGACGGCACCCGGGTGGCGGCCACCGCGCCGCATCTCGTGCGGGCGATGTGCGAAGCCAACGCCGAGCAGCTTCTGCCCGCCCTCGAGCACGGCATCGAGCTGCTGACGAGGGCGAAGGAATCACTGGCCGACACGGGTTCGGTGGCCGACCTGGTCGAGGCCGGCCATGCCGCGCGGATGCGTTACGACAGCTTCAGCCGCCCCGAGATCATCACCACGGTGGTGGGCACCGACAACTGGCGGGCCGAACTGGCCGCCGCCGGGCGGGCCGGCGGGGTGATCAGATCCGCTCTGCCAGTCCTGGGTAGTCAAGGATGA
- a CDS encoding GntR family transcriptional regulator yields MAGPRSRHEQVAAELRQRIRRKDYAIGQPLPTESALCAEFDVSRGPVRQALATLKNEGLIRVSRGKPAVVRSHDATQTLDTFTPFTQWAERVGRTAGNRTIEVARRRASETAVEALGLTADDFVVEVLRVRLLDGEPAMIERSTFIDSVGSLLFDFDTDSGSMTDYLASRGVYFDSMEHVLDAVAAGPDDAANLGIEPGSPLLRERRVSRDQHGVVFECADDRYRPDVVTFSIVNARTKFSPAEQT; encoded by the coding sequence ATGGCCGGGCCCCGGTCACGCCATGAGCAGGTCGCCGCCGAGCTGCGTCAGCGCATCAGGCGCAAGGATTACGCCATCGGCCAACCGCTGCCCACCGAGAGCGCACTGTGCGCGGAGTTCGACGTGTCCCGCGGGCCGGTGCGCCAGGCCCTGGCCACCCTGAAGAACGAAGGCCTGATCCGGGTCTCCCGCGGCAAGCCCGCGGTGGTCCGCAGCCATGACGCCACCCAGACGCTGGACACCTTCACGCCGTTCACCCAGTGGGCCGAGCGGGTCGGACGCACCGCGGGCAACCGCACCATCGAGGTGGCGCGCCGGCGCGCCTCCGAGACGGCCGTCGAGGCATTGGGTCTGACCGCTGACGACTTCGTGGTCGAGGTGCTGCGCGTCCGCCTGCTCGACGGCGAACCGGCGATGATCGAACGCAGCACGTTCATCGACTCCGTGGGTTCGCTGCTGTTCGACTTCGACACCGACTCGGGCTCGATGACCGACTATCTGGCCAGCCGTGGCGTGTACTTCGACTCGATGGAACACGTGCTCGACGCCGTGGCCGCCGGACCCGACGATGCCGCGAATCTCGGGATCGAGCCGGGCAGCCCGCTGCTCCGTGAGCGACGGGTCTCGCGGGACCAGCACGGGGTGGTGTTCGAATGCGCCGATGATCGCTACCGGCCCGACGTGGTCACGTTCAGCATCGTCAACGCCCGCACCAAATTCTCCCCCGCCGAACAGACGTGA
- a CDS encoding SDR family NAD(P)-dependent oxidoreductase → MGYADELFDLTDRVVLVTGGSRGLGRQIAMGAARCGADVVIASRNLDSCVTTAEEISAATGRAALPHQVHVGRWDQLDGLVDAAYERFGKVDVLVNNAGMSPLYESLGAVTEKLFDSVFNLNLKGPFRLSALLGERMVADGGGAIINVSSSGSLRPDQYMLPYAAAKAGLNAMTEGLAKAFGPTVRVNTLMAGPFLTDVSKAWDMAGDPFGHLALRRAGNPPEIVGAALFLMSDASSFTTGSILRVDGGLP, encoded by the coding sequence ATGGGATACGCCGACGAGTTGTTCGACCTCACCGACCGGGTGGTCCTGGTCACCGGCGGCAGCCGTGGACTGGGCCGCCAGATCGCGATGGGCGCCGCCCGATGCGGTGCCGACGTGGTGATCGCGAGCCGCAACCTGGACTCCTGTGTGACCACCGCCGAGGAGATCAGCGCGGCCACCGGTCGCGCTGCGCTGCCCCATCAGGTGCACGTGGGCCGGTGGGATCAGCTCGACGGTCTGGTGGACGCGGCGTACGAGCGGTTCGGCAAGGTCGACGTACTGGTCAACAACGCAGGCATGTCACCGCTGTACGAATCACTGGGAGCGGTCACCGAGAAACTGTTCGACTCGGTGTTCAACCTGAATCTCAAAGGCCCGTTCCGGCTTTCGGCATTGCTCGGCGAGCGCATGGTGGCCGATGGTGGCGGCGCCATCATCAACGTCAGCTCTTCCGGGTCCCTGCGGCCCGACCAGTACATGCTCCCCTACGCCGCGGCCAAGGCCGGGCTCAATGCCATGACCGAGGGGCTGGCCAAGGCATTCGGTCCGACCGTGCGCGTCAACACCCTCATGGCCGGGCCGTTTCTCACCGATGTCAGCAAGGCCTGGGACATGGCCGGCGATCCGTTCGGGCACCTGGCCCTGCGGCGGGCCGGCAATCCGCCCGAGATCGTCGGGGCCGCACTGTTTCTGATGTCGGACGCATCCAGCTTCACCACCGGATCCATCCTGCGGGTGGACGGCGGCCTGCCCTGA
- a CDS encoding histidine phosphatase family protein: MQLLLVRHALPLRSEPGQGSDPDLSDEGIAQAKRLPAALARFPVSRLVSSPQRRAIQTAGPVAEELGLEVEVDERLAEYDRDMSHYVPIEDIAKENPEELARLVNGHLPSSVDEKAFMARISAAVEDLVAAGDHDGTVAVFSHGGVINVLLHQILQTQRLLSFHVDYASVTRLLSSRSGKLAVASVNGTEHVWDLLPRNVRW, translated from the coding sequence GTGCAACTGCTTCTGGTCCGACATGCTTTACCGCTGCGCAGCGAGCCCGGTCAAGGGTCCGATCCCGACCTGTCCGACGAGGGCATCGCCCAGGCGAAGCGTCTGCCCGCCGCGCTGGCCCGGTTTCCCGTCAGCCGGCTCGTCAGCAGCCCGCAGCGACGTGCGATCCAGACCGCGGGACCGGTCGCCGAGGAACTCGGGCTTGAGGTCGAGGTCGACGAGCGGCTCGCCGAGTACGACCGCGACATGTCGCATTACGTGCCGATCGAGGACATCGCCAAGGAGAACCCCGAGGAGCTGGCCCGGCTGGTGAACGGTCACCTGCCCAGCAGCGTCGACGAGAAGGCGTTCATGGCGCGGATCAGCGCGGCGGTCGAGGACTTGGTGGCCGCAGGCGACCATGACGGCACCGTCGCGGTGTTCAGCCACGGCGGGGTGATCAACGTGTTGCTGCACCAGATCCTGCAGACCCAGCGGCTGTTGTCGTTCCACGTCGACTACGCCTCGGTCACCCGGTTACTGTCGTCCCGCTCAGGCAAGCTGGCCGTCGCCTCGGTCAACGGCACCGAACATGTATGGGACCTGCTGCCGCGAAATGTCCGGTGGTAA